One window from the genome of Metabacillus flavus encodes:
- a CDS encoding DsbA family oxidoreductase: MTVKIQVFSDFVCPFCFIGEEPLRQAVEGKDVEVEFMPFELRPYPMEGMSPNSDYIQQAYKQSVQPLAQRFGVEMELPMDLDPVPHTHLAHQGYQFAKEHGEGQAYVDAVFKAYWQEGQNIGDVNVLTGIVRELGLNEAAFQDAITGGTYVQDHKEALNLARTKEIQAVPTFIIGTQKLQGLHSKESIEQVIEDEANGGMIEGASCGPEGC; encoded by the coding sequence ATGACGGTTAAGATACAGGTTTTTTCGGATTTTGTATGCCCTTTCTGTTTTATTGGAGAGGAGCCGCTTCGGCAAGCGGTGGAAGGGAAGGATGTAGAGGTAGAGTTTATGCCTTTTGAGCTTCGTCCTTATCCGATGGAGGGGATGTCTCCGAATAGCGATTATATTCAGCAGGCATATAAGCAGTCGGTTCAGCCGCTGGCACAGCGGTTTGGTGTGGAGATGGAGCTTCCGATGGATTTGGATCCGGTTCCGCATACGCATCTTGCGCATCAGGGCTATCAGTTTGCGAAGGAGCATGGCGAGGGTCAGGCATATGTGGATGCGGTGTTTAAGGCTTATTGGCAGGAGGGCCAGAATATCGGGGATGTGAATGTTCTGACCGGAATTGTCCGCGAGCTTGGCTTAAATGAAGCAGCTTTTCAGGATGCGATTACTGGCGGCACGTATGTGCAGGATCATAAAGAAGCACTGAATCTGGCAAGAACAAAGGAAATTCAAGCGGTTCCGACCTTTATTATTGGGACCCAAAAGCTCCAGGGCCTCCATTCAAAAGAATCGATTGAACAAGTAATTGAGGATGAGGCGAACGGCGGTATGATTGAGGGAGCCTCTTGCGGACCCGAGGGCTGCTGA
- a CDS encoding FAD-dependent monooxygenase has translation MTQVLIAGAGPTGLVLALRLARHGISFRIIDQNKGPGESSRALVVHARTLEFYRQLGFADELVELGIKMKSIHLLENGQEKAELELADLGAGLSPFPFILSLAQDVHEQFLVKKLEQQGFEVEWETELISFTDDGENVQAVIRKHGKEESARFDYICGCDGAHSTVRKALNFDFPGGTYEELFYVADVKAADDGVQKDGFYMFIDKGGFCAFIPVRTTGMRRVVGIVPKEMRISQDLSFENLRPIVEKQVGLSILDVNWFSTYRVHHRVSEHFRKGRAFIAGDAGHIHSPAGGQGMNTGIGDAVNLSWKLAAVLKGKADPDILDTYETERIAFARLLVSTTDRAFQPLVGRGIQSKLIRKVLFPIVIPALLKLSNARKRAFNLLSQTRIHYRGSKISDGKAGYIHGGDRLPWVKTNSGDNYEPLKSMEWQIHVYGEASQDLQEFAVAKDVELVEFEWNSEIAKAGFEQDAVYWVRPDGHVGFAFGKGRDQEVRDFILK, from the coding sequence ATGACTCAAGTATTAATCGCCGGTGCCGGTCCAACCGGGCTAGTCCTTGCTCTCCGTTTGGCCAGGCATGGAATCTCTTTCCGTATCATTGATCAAAACAAAGGCCCTGGAGAATCATCCCGCGCTCTCGTCGTTCACGCCAGAACACTTGAATTTTACCGGCAGCTCGGCTTTGCGGATGAACTTGTCGAACTCGGAATCAAAATGAAATCCATCCACCTCCTTGAAAACGGCCAGGAAAAGGCTGAGCTTGAGCTGGCTGATTTAGGGGCTGGACTAAGTCCTTTTCCCTTTATCTTGAGTCTTGCTCAGGATGTTCACGAACAATTTTTAGTCAAAAAACTGGAACAGCAGGGTTTTGAAGTGGAATGGGAGACTGAGCTCATTTCATTTACCGATGATGGAGAAAACGTTCAGGCAGTGATAAGAAAACATGGCAAAGAGGAATCCGCTCGTTTTGACTACATTTGCGGCTGCGACGGAGCCCATAGTACGGTCCGGAAAGCACTGAACTTCGACTTTCCCGGCGGGACGTACGAAGAGTTGTTTTATGTAGCGGATGTAAAAGCAGCAGATGACGGGGTTCAAAAAGACGGATTTTATATGTTCATCGACAAAGGCGGATTTTGTGCGTTTATCCCGGTCCGGACAACCGGAATGAGGAGAGTCGTTGGAATTGTACCGAAAGAAATGAGAATTTCACAGGATCTTTCGTTTGAAAACTTACGGCCAATCGTCGAAAAACAAGTTGGTTTATCTATTCTCGATGTGAACTGGTTCTCCACCTATCGGGTACATCATCGCGTCAGTGAGCACTTCCGTAAAGGCAGAGCATTTATCGCAGGAGATGCCGGCCATATCCACAGTCCCGCCGGCGGTCAAGGGATGAACACCGGAATCGGCGACGCCGTCAACCTTTCCTGGAAGCTCGCCGCCGTCCTGAAAGGAAAAGCAGACCCGGATATTCTGGACACGTACGAAACCGAACGCATCGCTTTCGCACGGCTGCTCGTCTCCACAACCGACAGGGCCTTCCAGCCGCTTGTCGGCAGAGGCATTCAAAGCAAGCTAATCCGGAAGGTCCTCTTCCCTATCGTCATTCCAGCTCTGCTTAAGTTATCGAATGCACGTAAAAGAGCGTTTAACCTGCTCTCTCAAACCCGGATTCATTACAGAGGCAGCAAAATCAGCGATGGGAAAGCCGGATACATTCATGGCGGGGACCGATTGCCTTGGGTGAAGACAAATAGTGGGGATAACTATGAGCCGCTGAAGTCCATGGAGTGGCAGATTCATGTGTATGGGGAGGCCAGCCAGGATCTGCAGGAATTTGCCGTTGCGAAAGATGTTGAACTGGTTGAGTTTGAGTGGAATTCCGAGATAGCAAAGGCTGGATTTGAACAGGATGCGGTTTATTGGGTAAGGCCGGATGGGCATGTGGGGTTTGCTTTTGGGAAGGGGCGGGATCAAGAGGTACGGGATTTTATTTTGAAGTAA